From Nomascus leucogenys isolate Asia chromosome 15, Asia_NLE_v1, whole genome shotgun sequence, a single genomic window includes:
- the CEP126 gene encoding centrosomal protein of 126 kDa isoform X3: MLAGRPGAQSAVGELGTKSSDNLDRAPLGPRESGGHHRPGAYLDMKIHLEKNLEEERQILLQQQKICRNRARKYFVESNRRKKAFEEKRKEQEEKEHQIREQILQQRKQKFEEVTEKFQRAHIPLSQRRKAVFPKPVPPLEEALKQIQESNLKSEVNLPFSRRPTINWRAIDSALPSALTKNDHKHQKQLLSKINCEKEMNENMRATLATSKNVFQLKLEETQKLLEDQHLSNLQKFCDEVNQITNSETLSSIDSLEATEHEEIYLTLNKEHSTSIQRNTISLKPANMQSTNLSCFDEDKLAFSKTQHINNWLTNLDASNTQNVTPFSDILSKSNVLPSWECFNSKEQYPSPLNGTVERVTNTANNSVPFVSSHPIFVLDKKCEKTSETSTMRTTDSTSGAFKRERPLVTESPTFKFSKSQSTSDSLTQEVATFPDQEKYSELNQENGTTSVPTSCVPVATPLVLPSNIQSARPSAKNSIHIKEIDAVQCSDKLDELKDDTEEEIKYFNCNKGELPLFSDSFQDAYIPHNPDSKDEKQKLAETSSLSNVTSNYDFVGQHKKMKYNIHERNGVRFLKSILKKESKYEHGYLKALIINQSFKFGNQKAAAIRDSIELTKEREKGAEIPKTIKKLRWFDETSNIENNAEDSHSLKNKTGTTQQHSQQFHIQSGAGSNIVSVSTCAVNSADRKKSREDSISENVTTLGGSGADHMPLNCFIPSGYNFAKHAWPASKKEESKIPVHDDSKTKQGKPQRGRAKIIRKPGSAKVHSGFICTNRKGTVIQPQSASKVNIFTQAQRKLIIPHPPPQSASNIRSGKNIQVSQCPSVTPENPQNIITHNSFNSKHVLSTEHNLNQWNQESSSPLSNACSDLVTVIPSLPSYCSTECQTFAKINHSNGTQAVAQQDGTLYCTQRSPVCEESYPSVTLRTAEEESVPLWKRGPNVLHQNKRATEFWTKCPAKFK; the protein is encoded by the exons AGCTTTTGAGGAGAAAcgaaaagaacaagaagaaaaagaacaccaAATTAGAGAACAAATACttcaacaaagaaaacagaagtttgAAGAAGTTACTGAAAAATTCCAGCGTGCCCATATTCCTCTTTCACAGCGGAGGAAAGCAG TTTTCCCAAAACCGGTTCCTCCATTAGAAGAGGCCCTCAAACAAAttcaggaatccaacttaaaatcAGAAGTAAACCTTCCCTTTTCCCGTAGACCAACAATAAACTGGAG AGCTATAGATTCTGCCTTGCCTTCAGCATTAACAAAAAATGATCACAAGCATCAGAAACAACTCTTATCCAAAATCAATtgtgagaaagaaatgaatgaaaacatgagGGCAACCTTGGCTACTAGCAAAAATGTGTTCCAGCTTAAACTGGAGGAAACTCAGAAACTCCTAGAAGATCAGCATCTAAGCAATTTGCAA aaattttgtgaTGAAGTTAATCAGATAACCAATTCTGAAACCCTCTCAAGTATAGACAGTCTTGAGGCTACAGAGcatgaagaaatatatttaacactTAATAAGGAGCATTCCACATCCATCCAGCGGAATACCATTTCCCTCAAACCAGCAAATATGCAATCAACTAATCTCAGCTGCTTTGATGAAGATAAACTGGCATTCTCTAAAACTCAACACATAAATAATTGGCTTACAAATTTAGATGCTTCAAATACTCAGAATGTCACACCTTTCTCAGATATTTTAAGTAAATCTAATGTTCTACCTTCATGGGAATGTTTTAATAGTAAAGAACAATATCCATCTCCTTTGAATGGAACAGTGGAAAGAGTCACAAATACTGCTAATAATTCAGTACCCTTTGTATCTAGCCACCCCATATTTGTACTagataaaaaatgtgaaaagacctCTGAAACTAGCACTATGAGGACAACTGACTCCACTTCTGGAGCATTCAAAAGAGAGAGACCGTTAGTTACTGAGAGCCCAACATTTAAATTTAGCAAATCCCAAAGCACTTCAGATTCTCTAACCCAGGAAGTGGCTACATTTCCAGACCAAGAGAAATATTCTGAATTAAATCAAGAAAATGGAACTACTTCAGTTCCTACTTCATGTGTACCAGTGGCAACGCCTTTAGTTTTGCCATCTAATATACAGTCAGCTAGACCTTCAGCAAAGAACAGTATACACATAAAAGAAATTGATGCAGTGCAGTGTTCTGATAAGTTAGATGAATTGAAAGATGATACAGaagaagagataaaatattttaattgcaatAAGGGAGAGTTACCTTTATTTTCAGACAGTTTTCAAGATGCCTATATACCTCACAATCCTGattcaaaagatgaaaaacaaaaattagctgaaacaTCATCCTTGTCTAATGTAACTTCTAATTATGACTTTGTTGGCCagcataagaaaatgaaatacaacatCCATGAGAGAAATGGTGTGAGatttcttaaaagtattttaaagaaagaatctAAATATGAACATGGTTACCTCAAGGCATTAATTATAAATCAGAGCTTTAAGTTTGGAAATCAAAAAGCAGCAGCTATCAGAGATAGTATTGAATTaacaaaggaaagggaaaaaggtGCAGAAATTCCAAAGACTATTAAAAAACTGAGGTGGTTTGATGAAACTAGCAATATAGAAAACAATGCTGAAGACAGTCATTCACTGAAGAATAAAACAGGAACAACTCAACAGCATTCTCAACAATTCCACATTCAAAGTGGTGCTGGAAGCAACATAGTTAGTGTTTCTACTTGTGCTGTAAATTCTGCTGATAGAAAGAAGTCCAGGGAGGATTCTATCTCTGAAAATGTTACGACTTTAGGAGGATCTGGAGCAGACCATATGCCTTTGAACTGTTTTATACCTTCAGGTTATAACTTTGCTAAACATGCCTGGCCagcctcaaaaaaagaagaaagtaaaatccCTGTACATGATGATTCTAAAACTAAGCAAGGTAAGCCACAAAGAGGTAGagcaaaaataattagaaaaccaGGATCTGCAAAAGTCCATTCAGGCTTTATATGTACAAACAGAAAAGGCACTGTCATTCAACCACAATCTGCAAGCAAAGTCAACATATTTACACAAGCTCAGCGAAAATTAATTAtacctcatcctcctcctcaatCTGCATCAAATATTAGAAGTGGTAAAAATATACAAGTGTCTCAGTGTCCATCAGTAACTCCTGAAAATCCTCAAAACATTATTACACATAACTCTTTTAATTCAAAACATGTGCTTTCAACAGAACACAATTTGAATCAATGGAATCAGGAAAGTAGTTCTCCACTCTCAAATGCTTGTTCTGACCTAGTCACTGTGATACCATCACTGCCATCATATTGTTCTACAGAGTGCCAAACTTTCgcaaaaataaatcattcaaatGGCACTCAAGCAGTTGCCCAGCAAGATGGGACATTATATTGCACCCAAAGAAGTCCTGTTTGTGAAGAAAGTTATCCGTCTGTGACTCTAAGAACTGCTGAAGAAGAATCAGTTCCCTTGTGGAAAAGAGGGCCTAATGTCCTACATCAAAATAAGAGGGCTACGG